A genomic segment from Arachis duranensis cultivar V14167 unplaced genomic scaffold, aradu.V14167.gnm2.J7QH unplaced_Scaffold_96379, whole genome shotgun sequence encodes:
- the LOC107472422 gene encoding uncharacterized protein LOC107472422: MADAPPPSLSELMRMVADLQQANQRMADENQLMAAQIAEINHTRIEHNDVHRQQAEDEEHQSQPTHVSETTQRKEQQPEDEKEESEDPVGPFTEEVMNFELPKRFTLPLTLTPYDGLGGPRKFLKKFRSIMIVNGASDTVLCRCFPNYLDGPALDWLCALPAGSISRFHQLAKLFEDHFAGFAIFLHDSDYLNTIKQGPNESLKDYMTRFTKVAISIPDLHPEVHLHAIKSGLRPGKFQETIAVAKPKTLAEFREKAKGQIDIEELRQARKSDKSHFREEDKNSSIKKNFKLTPRFDSYTQFNTKREDIIKEILNSKLIKPPRKAGTYQDAKNVDKSKYCAFHQKHGHNTDDCVVAKDLLERLARQGHLDKFIGSHIQKRGTSSTTNDLPDQNRGKEKASSNQYERPRGIINCISGGYASGGYSNSARKRSFRAMCSVDGPKQDTPITKQQPEVTFTHADFNSNIQNLDDPVVITLQLGDLLVKKVLLDPGSSADVLFYSTFQKMKLSDNVLQSTGGDLVGFSGERVPILGSVWLQTTLGEQPFSKTNDIQYLVVDCFSPYNLILGRPFLNKFGAIVSTVHLCVKFPLQGNQVATIHGDHKEARQCYNISMKFQNCSTQQVNNVNLNQRGDTLADLDPRADVLERPKPSDDLQKVYFNNDPNKFTYVGTSITTTELQAITSFLQENAELFAWKPADMPCIDPQVISHKLAINSSA; this comes from the coding sequence ATGGCTGACGCACCGCCTCCTTCATTGTCTGAACTTATGCGAATGGTAGCTGACCTACAACAAGCCAACCAGCGAATGGCTGACGAAAACCAATTAATGGCCGCCCAAATTGCTGAAATAAATCATACTCGGATTGAACACAACGATGTTCATCGCCAACAGGCGGAAGACGAGGAACATCAGTCTCAACCGACCCATGTTTCAGAAACCACTCAACGAAAAGAGCAGCAGCCCGAGGACGAGAAAGAAGAGTCCGAGGACCCTGTAGGCCCCTTTACAGAAGAAGTAATGAACTTCGAGCTACCAAAGAGGTTCACTCTGCCATTGACTCTCACGCCTTATGATGGACTCGGAGGCCCGAGAAAGTTCCTAAAGAAGTTCCGATCAATAATGATCGTCAATGGTGCATCAGATACAGTTTTATGTCGCTGTTTTCCGAATTATTTAGATGGTCCTGCACTTGATTGGTTGTGTGCTTTGCCTGCAGGTTCCATTTCTCGCTTTCACCAATTGGCAAAGTTATTTGAAGACCATTTCGCCGGATTTGCAATATTCTTGCACGATTCCGATTACCTGAACACTATCAAGCAAGGACCAAACGAAAGCTTAAAGGACTATATGACTAGATTTACCAAGGTTGCAATCAGCATACCAGATCTCCACCCGGAAGTCCATCTGCACGCAATCAAAAGCGGCCTCCGACCCGGAAAGTTTCAGGAGACGATCGCAGTAGCAAAACCAAAAACTCTAGCAGAATTTCGGGAGAAAGCAAAAGGACAAATCGACATCGAGGAACTCAGACAAGCTCGGAAGTCTGACAAGTCACACTTCCGCGAAGAAGATAAGAACTCATCcattaagaaaaattttaaactaacaCCTCGTTTTGATTCTTACACGCAGTTCAACACTAAGAGGGAAGATATAATTAAGGAGATCTTGAACTCCAAACTAATCAAGCCACCAAGGAAGGCCGGCACATACCAGGATGCAAAGAACGTGGACAAGTCAAAGTACTGCGCTTTCCACCAGAAACATGGCCATAATACCGATGATTGTGTGGTTGCCAAAGATCTTCTAGAGCGGCTAGCAAGACAAGGACACCTAGACAAATTCATTGGCAGTCACATACAAAAGCGTGGCACTAGTTCCACAACAAACGATCTGCCTGACCAAAACCGAGGAAAAGAGAAGGCATCTTCAAACCAATATGAAAGACCACGAGgtataataaattgtatttcaGGAGGATACGCAAGTGGAGGATACTCAAACTCGGCAAGGAAAAGATCATTCAGAGCAATGTGCTCGGTAGACGGACCAAAACAAGATACACCAATCACTAAACAACAACCAGAAGTCACTTTCACACATGCCGACTTTAACTCCAACATACAAAATTTGGATGACCCAGTGGTAATCACACTCCAGCTAGGGGACCTATTAGTGAAAAAAGTCCTCTTGGATCCCGGGAGCAGTGCCGATGTTCTGTTTTACTCCACATTTCAAAAGATGAAACTCAGCGACAACGTGCTACAGTCCACAGGAGGCGACTTGGTCGGCTTCTCAGGAGAACGAGTTCCAATACTCGGATCAGTGTGGTTACAGACCACACTGGGTGAGCAACCCTTTTCAAAAACTAATGATATTCAATATTTAGTAGTCGATTGTTTCAGCCCATATAACCTCATTCTTGGCCGACCCTTTTTGAACAAGTTCGGCGCAATTGTATCTACAGTTCATCTCTGCGTAAAGTTTCCATTGCAGGGCAATCAGGTCGCAACAATCCATGGAGATCATAAGGAGGCGCGACAATGTTACAACATCAGTATGAAATTCCAAAACTGCTCAACACAACAAGTCAACAATGTCAACCTCAACCAGAGGGGAGACACATTGGCCGACCTGGACCCGAGAGCTGATGTCCTCGAGCGCCCCAAGCCATCCGATGACTTACAGaaagtatattttaataatgacCCTAACAAGTTTACATATGTAGGTACGTCAATCACCACGACTGAGTTACAGGCCATAACATCCTTCCTACAAGAAAACGCCGAGCTTTTTGCCTGGAAACCTGCTGACATGCCCTGCATTGACCCACAAGTCATCAGTCATAAACTAGCAATAAACTCGTCAGCCTGA